From one Neorhizobium galegae genomic stretch:
- a CDS encoding M20 family metallopeptidase produces MHDDRAEATRRNDVLDADHISRCADAKAQAFIDLSDRVWGMPELRFEEFRSVEEHIAAMEAEGFRVTRGIAGMKTAFMAEAGEGDVTIGFLGEFDALAGLSQEAGITEQRAAEPGANGHGCHHNLLGAASLLAAVALRDVLAESGVKARVRYYGCPAEEGGSGKTYMVRAGAFDDLDAAFCWHPCVYNAVMSSSTLANIQAYFRFSGRAAHAAMSPQVGRSALDAVELMNVGINYMREHMPSDARVHYAITQTGGISPNVVQASAEGLYLVRAPKLGDVRSLFERVRKIAEGAALMTETKVEMVFDRATSNILPNRALEEAMHRQFERLGAPGFDAADFDFADRLRAAALTDDDVRASAEAFGGPADYPKSLHDGILPLPEQPGLLFGSTDVGDVSWVVPTAQCLTATAAIGTPFHAWQTVTQGKLPAAHKALVTAAKVMAATGARVIADPELLSRAKNELRARRGGRVYQSPLPEGSEPPTGAGR; encoded by the coding sequence ATGCACGACGACCGGGCTGAGGCGACACGGCGGAATGACGTTCTCGACGCCGACCATATTTCACGCTGCGCCGACGCCAAAGCTCAGGCCTTCATCGATCTCAGCGATCGCGTTTGGGGCATGCCGGAGCTGCGTTTCGAGGAATTCCGCTCGGTCGAGGAGCATATTGCCGCCATGGAAGCGGAAGGTTTCCGTGTCACTCGCGGCATTGCAGGAATGAAAACCGCTTTCATGGCCGAGGCAGGCGAGGGTGACGTCACGATCGGGTTCCTGGGGGAGTTCGACGCTCTGGCCGGGCTTTCACAGGAAGCCGGCATCACGGAACAGCGGGCTGCCGAGCCGGGCGCCAACGGCCACGGATGCCATCACAATCTCCTGGGCGCGGCCTCGCTTCTTGCGGCGGTCGCGCTGCGTGATGTCTTGGCCGAGAGCGGTGTGAAAGCACGGGTTCGGTATTATGGATGCCCTGCCGAAGAAGGGGGATCGGGCAAGACATACATGGTGCGCGCAGGCGCATTTGATGATCTTGATGCCGCCTTCTGCTGGCACCCTTGCGTATACAACGCCGTCATGTCCTCCTCGACGCTCGCCAATATCCAGGCCTATTTCCGCTTCAGCGGGCGCGCGGCGCATGCCGCGATGAGCCCGCAGGTCGGTCGCAGCGCTCTCGATGCCGTCGAGCTGATGAATGTCGGCATCAACTATATGCGCGAGCACATGCCCTCGGACGCGCGTGTACATTATGCAATTACCCAGACGGGCGGCATTTCTCCCAATGTCGTGCAGGCTTCCGCGGAGGGCCTCTACCTGGTCCGTGCGCCGAAGCTCGGCGATGTCCGCAGTCTTTTCGAGCGGGTGCGCAAGATCGCCGAAGGCGCTGCGCTGATGACGGAGACGAAGGTCGAGATGGTTTTTGACCGCGCCACTTCGAATATCCTCCCGAACCGGGCCCTGGAGGAGGCGATGCATCGGCAGTTCGAGAGACTGGGTGCCCCCGGCTTCGATGCGGCGGACTTCGACTTCGCCGACAGGTTACGCGCCGCCGCATTGACGGATGACGACGTCCGCGCGAGCGCCGAAGCCTTTGGCGGACCAGCCGATTATCCGAAATCCCTGCATGACGGGATTCTGCCGCTGCCGGAACAGCCCGGCCTGCTCTTCGGTTCGACGGATGTGGGCGATGTCAGCTGGGTCGTACCCACTGCGCAGTGCCTGACGGCGACCGCGGCGATCGGCACGCCGTTCCATGCCTGGCAGACCGTGACCCAAGGCAAGCTACCGGCCGCCCACAAGGCCCTGGTCACGGCCGCCAAAGTGATGGCGGCAACCGGTGCCAGGGTGATCGCCGATCCGGAATTGCTGTCGCGCGCCAAGAACGAACTACGTGCACGGCGCGGTGGCCGGGTGTATCAGAGCCCGCTCCCGGAAGGCAGCGAGCCGCCAACCGGGGCCGGGCGATAG
- a CDS encoding polysaccharide deacetylase family protein, whose amino-acid sequence MTFDLTPRPLNPAAKTPDMTWPNGTKSALFIGFDVDAETAWIGNNPSNVDRMVTTSHGGYDARVGIARILGLMNELGLKATFFTPGWTALAHRAECEAMLAAGHEIGHHGYLHKLPDRTRLDEAMEEIDRGFEALQSALGVRPVGYRAPSGENFPELLAYLKKSGIRYSSSFRDDILPYRHAANDGVPGLVEIPVNYAFDDWNFGMTSRTSPRPIFGRDMILPLWIDEFEATHAWGGVTTLVLHPQVSGRPMRWHLLRDFLKHVLTKGDVWIATGSQITDHFEAQEAARRCHPA is encoded by the coding sequence ATGACCTTCGATCTGACACCACGCCCCCTCAACCCGGCAGCGAAGACACCGGACATGACCTGGCCGAACGGCACGAAAAGCGCGCTATTCATCGGATTTGACGTGGATGCCGAGACCGCCTGGATCGGTAACAACCCATCCAATGTCGATCGCATGGTCACCACGTCGCATGGCGGTTATGATGCCCGCGTCGGCATTGCCCGGATCCTTGGCCTGATGAACGAACTCGGCTTGAAGGCCACTTTCTTCACGCCTGGCTGGACGGCGCTCGCGCATCGGGCCGAATGCGAAGCCATGCTGGCAGCCGGCCACGAGATCGGTCACCATGGATACCTGCACAAGCTGCCTGATCGCACCAGGCTCGACGAAGCCATGGAAGAGATCGACCGGGGGTTTGAGGCCCTGCAGTCGGCGCTCGGAGTTCGCCCGGTCGGCTATCGCGCCCCATCGGGCGAGAATTTCCCTGAGCTTCTCGCCTATCTCAAAAAGTCCGGCATCCGCTATTCCAGCTCCTTCCGGGACGACATTTTGCCCTACCGGCACGCTGCAAACGATGGCGTGCCGGGTCTGGTCGAAATCCCCGTCAACTACGCGTTCGACGACTGGAATTTCGGCATGACGAGCCGGACCAGCCCGCGCCCGATCTTCGGGCGCGATATGATCCTGCCACTTTGGATCGACGAGTTCGAGGCAACCCATGCCTGGGGCGGGGTGACGACGCTCGTGCTTCATCCCCAGGTCTCCGGCCGTCCGATGCGCTGGCACCTGCTGCGGGACTTCCTGAAGCACGTACTCACCAAAGGCGATGTGTGGATCGCGACCGGCAGCCAAATCACCGACCATTTCGAGGCCCAGGAAGCGGCCCGTCGGTGCCATCCAGCCTGA
- a CDS encoding MmgE/PrpD family protein — protein MNRSLADTPIDRLARFISDLDYGSIPESVVAKTKVHIADTLGAAIAGARSQEFASALQAMHSAGSTRLWGTGLTGSPRDSAFINGVAAHAFELDDAGGCDHSGAVIMPAVFSALHEVARPVDGKRMITAVVAGYDAGRRILEATGGYDAHNGLGWHSTGTCGTFAAAAAVANLLGLDASATRDAMTLSTSFSSGLWAFIHDGSQAKKLHAGRAAEGGLLAALLAAKGFAGPSRVFDDVWGGFFTSFNKSACQPDLLSEGLGDVWKVNRAVLKPYASCRGAHSAVDALEDLLDETGRVPQEIARIGLRMSGMLANMCGAKVAGAMAPTQMSLPFALAARCVFGTAGLQAYTEERRQHPDVQAVMERIDISVDASMDAMAEPVVTLTFRDGFIVERMAPRATGSAERPMPAFAVAAKFRELATMSLPEDQVETLWQKLGNLEQIRDCTEIEAQMTGHAETLPTFR, from the coding sequence ATGAACCGTTCTCTCGCCGACACGCCGATTGACAGGCTCGCCCGTTTCATTTCCGATCTTGACTATGGCTCCATACCGGAAAGCGTCGTCGCCAAGACAAAAGTCCACATTGCCGATACCCTGGGCGCAGCCATCGCGGGTGCTCGCTCTCAGGAGTTTGCAAGCGCGTTGCAAGCGATGCACTCAGCGGGCAGTACACGGCTTTGGGGAACAGGCCTTACCGGTTCGCCGCGTGACAGCGCCTTCATCAACGGTGTCGCAGCCCATGCTTTCGAACTCGACGACGCGGGCGGTTGCGATCATTCCGGCGCTGTCATCATGCCCGCCGTCTTTTCAGCCCTGCATGAAGTGGCACGGCCCGTGGATGGCAAGCGCATGATCACCGCCGTTGTCGCCGGTTATGATGCGGGACGCCGCATCCTCGAAGCCACCGGCGGCTATGATGCCCATAACGGGCTCGGCTGGCATTCGACCGGCACCTGCGGCACCTTTGCCGCGGCAGCCGCCGTTGCAAACCTGCTTGGCCTCGATGCCTCCGCCACCCGTGATGCCATGACCCTGTCCACAAGCTTTTCCTCAGGTCTCTGGGCCTTTATCCATGACGGTTCGCAGGCAAAGAAGTTGCATGCGGGGCGCGCAGCAGAGGGCGGCCTGCTTGCAGCCTTACTCGCCGCTAAGGGCTTCGCCGGACCCTCACGCGTGTTCGATGACGTCTGGGGTGGCTTCTTCACGTCGTTCAACAAGTCCGCCTGCCAGCCTGACCTCTTGTCGGAGGGGCTTGGCGATGTCTGGAAGGTCAACCGGGCGGTGCTGAAACCCTATGCCTCCTGCCGAGGCGCCCATTCCGCCGTCGATGCGCTGGAGGACCTGCTCGACGAAACCGGTCGAGTGCCGCAGGAGATCGCCCGGATCGGCCTTCGCATGAGTGGCATGCTGGCGAACATGTGCGGCGCAAAGGTGGCGGGCGCGATGGCGCCAACCCAGATGAGCCTGCCTTTCGCGCTTGCCGCCCGGTGTGTCTTCGGCACCGCCGGCCTTCAGGCCTATACCGAGGAGCGGCGCCAGCATCCAGACGTGCAGGCGGTGATGGAACGGATCGACATTTCCGTCGACGCATCGATGGACGCCATGGCCGAGCCGGTGGTGACCTTGACCTTCCGCGACGGCTTTATTGTCGAGCGGATGGCGCCACGCGCCACGGGCTCTGCCGAGCGACCGATGCCGGCTTTCGCCGTCGCGGCCAAATTCCGTGAACTTGCCACCATGAGTCTGCCCGAAGACCAGGTGGAGACGCTCTGGCAAAAGCTCGGCAACCTTGAGCAGATCAGGGACTGCACGGAGATCGAGGCGCAAATGACCGGCCACGCAGAAACGCTTCCCACCTTCCGCTGA
- a CDS encoding ABC transporter substrate-binding protein, translating into MKTALITLAALLASTVVHAEGLPDRIKSAAKVVVANQPNYPPMEYKDPATNTLMGVDIDLGVALAKQLGTKVEWADIGFEQMISSLETGRVDLIHSGMSDLPKRRDTLDFVDYMKSGAQFYTSAARKEEFKTPADFCGKTVGMSRRTSFPDETAKWSAANCEAKGLAAIKVVGTEGSADARAQLKQGRLDGAVQGSETLPYLMALEKNTYAIVGEPITAVYQGIAFSKKDPALRDAYAGALKAIMASGEYKAIFVKHGLEGTMLDGIYINGEAAK; encoded by the coding sequence ATGAAAACAGCTCTTATCACCCTCGCCGCCCTTCTTGCCTCTACGGTGGTGCATGCCGAAGGCCTGCCGGACCGCATCAAGTCTGCGGCCAAGGTCGTCGTCGCAAACCAGCCCAACTACCCGCCGATGGAATACAAGGACCCCGCCACCAATACGCTGATGGGGGTCGATATCGATCTTGGCGTGGCGCTTGCCAAGCAGCTTGGCACCAAGGTCGAATGGGCGGATATCGGCTTCGAGCAGATGATCTCATCTCTCGAGACGGGCCGCGTCGATCTCATCCATAGCGGCATGAGCGACCTTCCGAAGCGCCGTGATACGCTCGATTTCGTCGATTACATGAAATCCGGCGCGCAGTTCTACACCTCGGCGGCGCGCAAGGAGGAGTTCAAGACCCCGGCCGACTTCTGCGGCAAGACGGTGGGCATGAGCCGCCGCACATCCTTCCCGGATGAAACCGCCAAGTGGAGCGCGGCTAACTGCGAGGCCAAGGGTCTCGCCGCCATCAAGGTCGTTGGCACGGAGGGCTCGGCCGATGCGCGCGCTCAGCTTAAGCAGGGCCGCCTCGATGGCGCCGTGCAGGGCTCTGAAACGCTGCCCTACCTGATGGCTCTGGAGAAGAATACCTACGCCATCGTCGGTGAACCGATCACGGCCGTTTACCAGGGCATCGCCTTCTCCAAGAAGGATCCTGCCTTGCGCGATGCCTATGCCGGCGCGCTGAAGGCCATCATGGCATCCGGCGAGTATAAGGCGATCTTCGTAAAGCACGGCCTGGAAGGCACGATGCTGGACGGCATCTACATCAACGGCGAAGCCGCAAAGTAA
- a CDS encoding amino acid ABC transporter ATP-binding protein yields the protein MSKDIVVKAVDVTKLYGTFTALDKVSLEIPKGEVCCIIGPSGSGKSTFLRCINQLEKMNSGAIWVNDELVGYRREGNNLHEISDAEMSRQRRHIGMVFQRFNLFPHKTALENIMEGPVQVLGEPIADVRKRAKDLLVRVGLGDKAGHYPSQLSGGQQQRVAIARAMCMRPELILFDEPTSALDPELVSEVLDVMKDLAASGMTMIVVTHELGFARSVANTVAFMEAGKMVEVGPASEVLSSPKSPRTIEFIRAVHS from the coding sequence ATGAGCAAGGATATCGTTGTAAAGGCCGTTGACGTCACCAAGCTTTATGGGACTTTCACGGCGCTCGACAAAGTCAGCCTGGAAATCCCCAAGGGCGAGGTCTGCTGCATCATCGGCCCTTCCGGATCAGGCAAGAGCACATTCCTGCGCTGCATCAATCAGCTTGAGAAGATGAACTCTGGTGCGATCTGGGTGAATGACGAACTGGTCGGTTATCGCCGCGAAGGCAACAACCTGCATGAAATCAGCGATGCGGAAATGTCGCGGCAGCGCCGCCACATCGGCATGGTTTTCCAGCGGTTCAACCTGTTTCCGCACAAGACCGCGCTGGAAAACATCATGGAAGGCCCGGTCCAGGTTCTGGGCGAGCCGATAGCCGATGTCCGCAAACGGGCGAAAGACCTACTGGTCCGCGTGGGGCTGGGCGACAAAGCCGGGCATTATCCCTCGCAATTGTCCGGCGGCCAGCAGCAGCGCGTAGCAATTGCCCGTGCAATGTGCATGCGCCCGGAATTGATTCTGTTCGACGAACCTACGTCCGCACTCGATCCGGAACTCGTCTCCGAAGTTCTGGACGTGATGAAGGATCTCGCCGCAAGCGGCATGACCATGATCGTGGTGACACACGAACTGGGCTTCGCCCGGAGCGTTGCGAATACCGTCGCCTTCATGGAGGCGGGTAAGATGGTCGAGGTCGGCCCCGCCTCTGAAGTTCTCAGTTCGCCGAAGAGCCCTCGCACTATCGAGTTCATCAGGGCTGTTCACAGCTGA
- a CDS encoding amino acid ABC transporter permease produces the protein MPAPQAASLDQKYEIAHLTLVPKRHIGRMVTAALVLAALAALVRAFSVGQIEWSYVRDFLFAPAILQGLQSTLVMTVAAMTLGIVLGVVIALMRVSGNPVLSSIAVGYVWIFRGAPALLQLMIWFNLALIFPTMGIPGLFEFRTVDIMTPFVAAMLGLGISQGAYTSEVVRSGLLSVDSGQYEAARSIGMTQMMMLRRIVLPQAMRVMVPPIGNEVIGMVKLTSLASVIQYSEILHNAQIIYFANTRVLELLLVASFWYLAVVSVLSIAQHYIEQYFGRGSKAVSASM, from the coding sequence ATGCCAGCACCCCAAGCGGCATCGCTCGACCAGAAATACGAGATCGCCCACCTGACGCTCGTTCCCAAGCGCCATATCGGGCGCATGGTGACCGCCGCCTTGGTTCTGGCCGCTCTTGCCGCCCTCGTCCGCGCCTTCAGCGTCGGCCAGATCGAGTGGAGCTATGTCCGCGACTTCCTCTTTGCACCTGCCATCCTGCAGGGGCTGCAGAGCACGCTGGTGATGACCGTGGCCGCCATGACGCTCGGCATCGTTCTTGGCGTGGTCATCGCCCTGATGCGCGTTTCGGGCAACCCGGTCCTGTCGTCCATTGCGGTGGGCTATGTCTGGATCTTCCGCGGCGCGCCAGCGCTCCTGCAACTGATGATCTGGTTCAACCTGGCGCTCATTTTTCCAACCATGGGCATTCCCGGCCTGTTCGAATTCCGCACCGTGGACATCATGACGCCGTTTGTGGCAGCCATGCTGGGGCTTGGAATTTCCCAGGGCGCCTACACGTCAGAGGTCGTCCGCAGCGGCCTTCTGTCAGTGGATAGCGGACAGTATGAGGCAGCCCGCTCGATCGGCATGACGCAGATGATGATGCTGCGCCGCATCGTGCTGCCACAGGCCATGCGCGTCATGGTGCCGCCGATCGGCAACGAAGTGATCGGCATGGTCAAGCTTACTTCGCTTGCCAGCGTCATCCAGTATTCGGAGATCCTGCACAACGCCCAGATCATCTACTTTGCCAACACCCGCGTGCTGGAACTGCTCCTGGTTGCGAGCTTCTGGTATCTCGCGGTCGTCTCCGTCCTCTCGATCGCCCAGCATTATATCGAGCAATATTTCGGCCGCGGCAGCAAAGCCGTCAGCGCATCGATGTGA
- the argH gene encoding argininosuccinate lyase has product MSEPTQLWGGRFKSGPSEALANLSRSHPSYFRLYREDLAGSRAHASELKRAGVLDEAEFATIRETLDHIETDVATGNEKPIAADEDIHTFLERLLMQRLGVLGGKLRAGRSRNDQTSNNTRLYLRRMARELSRGIVEIELALISQASRHTETVMPGFTHLQPAQPVVLGHHLMAHAQSLLRDLERFEDFDRRFDRSPLGAAALAGSGIACRPDLSAVELGYAAACENSIDAVSARDHVAEFLFICSLVTISLSRLAEEICIWSSKQFSWVRLHDSYSTGSSIMPQKKNPDIAELTRGMSGTLIGNIAGFLATMKAMPLAYNRDLAEDKRALFESIDVLELILPAFAGMVETLEFDVAKLREEAPRGFTLATEVADWLVSQNVPFAQAHDITGAVVRYCEERGHDLAGLSEEDLPRIDARLTPAVLKAITLEGALTSRTGFGSTSPARVREQIERFTGALEARKDFAESTLNLPGRVSPSENARGVR; this is encoded by the coding sequence ATGTCGGAGCCGACCCAGCTCTGGGGTGGACGCTTCAAGTCCGGCCCCTCGGAAGCGCTTGCCAATCTTTCACGCTCGCACCCCTCTTACTTTCGGCTTTACCGCGAAGACCTCGCCGGCTCGCGTGCTCATGCCTCCGAACTGAAGCGCGCCGGCGTGCTGGATGAGGCGGAGTTCGCCACGATCCGTGAAACGCTCGACCATATCGAGACCGATGTCGCAACCGGGAACGAAAAGCCCATCGCCGCAGACGAAGACATTCACACCTTCCTTGAACGCTTGCTGATGCAGCGTCTCGGCGTGCTGGGTGGCAAGCTGCGCGCCGGGCGCTCGCGCAACGACCAGACCTCCAACAATACCCGCCTTTACCTGCGCCGCATGGCGCGGGAATTGTCGCGCGGCATTGTCGAAATCGAACTGGCGCTCATCTCGCAAGCCTCCAGGCATACCGAAACGGTGATGCCGGGCTTCACGCATCTGCAGCCCGCGCAGCCTGTCGTGCTCGGCCATCATCTCATGGCGCATGCGCAGAGCCTGCTGCGCGACCTGGAGCGTTTCGAGGATTTCGACCGGCGCTTCGACCGTTCGCCGCTTGGCGCCGCCGCTCTGGCCGGTTCCGGTATCGCCTGCCGCCCGGATCTGTCGGCGGTCGAACTTGGCTACGCCGCGGCCTGCGAAAACTCCATCGACGCCGTTTCGGCCCGCGATCATGTGGCCGAATTCCTGTTCATCTGCTCACTGGTCACCATCAGCCTGTCTCGCCTTGCGGAAGAAATCTGCATCTGGAGTTCCAAGCAGTTCAGCTGGGTCAGGCTGCATGATTCCTACTCGACCGGCTCCTCCATCATGCCGCAGAAGAAGAACCCCGACATTGCCGAACTGACCCGCGGTATGAGCGGCACGCTGATCGGCAACATTGCCGGGTTTCTGGCAACGATGAAGGCCATGCCACTCGCCTATAACCGCGACCTCGCTGAAGACAAGCGGGCGCTCTTTGAGAGCATCGATGTTCTCGAACTCATCCTGCCCGCTTTCGCCGGCATGGTGGAAACGCTGGAATTCGATGTCGCGAAATTGCGCGAAGAAGCGCCGAGGGGCTTCACGCTGGCAACGGAAGTGGCGGACTGGCTGGTATCCCAGAACGTGCCGTTCGCGCAGGCCCATGACATTACCGGCGCCGTCGTGCGCTATTGCGAAGAGCGCGGCCATGATCTTGCGGGTCTGAGCGAGGAAGACCTGCCCCGTATCGACGCCCGCCTTACGCCCGCTGTTCTCAAGGCCATTACACTGGAAGGCGCGCTCACCAGCCGCACCGGCTTTGGCTCGACGTCGCCAGCCAGGGTGCGGGAACAGATCGAGCGCTTCACCGGCGCGCTGGAGGCAAGAAAGGACTTCGCAGAGAGCACGCTGAACCTGCCGGGCAGAGTTTCCCCCTCCGAGAACGCACGAGGCGTCCGATGA
- a CDS encoding LysR family transcriptional regulator codes for MSGRKQFPSMTALQVLLAVGERGSTSAAAEPLALSQSAVSKQLIGLEELIGGPAFQRTPNGMVPTELGAIYIEHARTAIKAMEDAALKVARLKPGPRVLRLQVPPIFGDRWLLPRFVQFTEAHPEIEVQFTTFVSKTQTETPDGSVRFFVAPAPDEEGTYLFGNDIRLVSAASYWEKLGDPATIEAVARGVMLEHPQTPFHWPFFVQANGLLGLEVRHTMRFGYYTMVIRAALAGQGMALIPHGLIVDELAAGRLVNPGGLGFRSDHGYWFTKPGNIPTSQSMRLFEQWLHEEARSTKD; via the coding sequence ATGTCTGGCCGCAAGCAATTTCCCTCCATGACGGCGCTACAGGTTCTGCTGGCTGTGGGCGAGCGTGGCTCGACGAGTGCTGCCGCAGAGCCGCTCGCGCTCTCGCAAAGCGCGGTCAGCAAGCAATTGATCGGATTGGAAGAACTCATCGGTGGCCCAGCTTTCCAGCGCACGCCGAACGGTATGGTTCCAACCGAGTTGGGCGCCATTTACATCGAGCATGCCCGCACGGCGATCAAGGCAATGGAGGATGCAGCCCTAAAGGTCGCTCGCCTCAAGCCGGGGCCGCGTGTTCTTCGTCTTCAGGTGCCGCCGATCTTCGGTGATCGCTGGCTTCTGCCGCGCTTTGTCCAATTCACTGAGGCCCATCCCGAAATCGAAGTGCAGTTTACGACCTTCGTCTCAAAGACGCAGACGGAAACTCCCGATGGAAGCGTACGTTTTTTCGTGGCCCCGGCACCGGATGAGGAGGGCACATATCTCTTCGGCAATGACATTCGTCTCGTCAGCGCCGCATCCTACTGGGAAAAGCTTGGAGATCCCGCGACCATCGAAGCCGTAGCGCGGGGTGTCATGCTGGAGCATCCACAGACGCCGTTCCATTGGCCATTCTTCGTGCAGGCGAATGGATTGCTCGGGCTGGAGGTTCGTCACACGATGCGTTTCGGCTATTATACGATGGTTATCCGCGCGGCCCTGGCAGGGCAGGGCATGGCGCTGATCCCACATGGCCTGATTGTCGATGAACTTGCTGCCGGCCGCCTCGTCAATCCCGGAGGTCTGGGCTTCCGGAGTGACCATGGATACTGGTTCACCAAGCCGGGCAACATTCCCACTAGCCAGTCGATGCGTCTTTTTGAACAATGGCTGCACGAAGAAGCCCGTTCAACGAAAGATTAG
- a CDS encoding GNAT family N-acetyltransferase — translation MTFSIETLGAEPSRITSLIEMLQEMQAHYDVPCPSADDILRGLIERPKGAEIIVAMDASTMAGFAAFSAIYPGPYLQAGLFLKELYVRGAYRGRGIGQEMLAHLARLARDRGLSRIDWTADANDERLLRFYDSIGGQQKPDKIFYRLDGDALKRLAS, via the coding sequence ATGACTTTTTCAATCGAAACGCTCGGCGCCGAGCCATCGCGAATAACAAGCCTCATAGAGATGCTACAGGAAATGCAGGCGCATTACGACGTGCCCTGCCCTTCAGCAGATGACATTCTGCGGGGCTTGATAGAACGACCGAAAGGCGCGGAAATCATTGTCGCAATGGATGCATCGACTATGGCGGGGTTCGCCGCCTTCAGCGCCATCTATCCCGGCCCCTATCTGCAAGCTGGCCTTTTCCTGAAAGAGCTATACGTGCGTGGCGCCTATCGCGGCCGTGGAATAGGTCAGGAAATGCTCGCCCACCTCGCACGCCTAGCAAGAGATCGTGGATTGTCGCGGATCGACTGGACCGCCGATGCTAACGACGAGCGCCTGCTGCGTTTCTATGACAGCATTGGCGGACAGCAAAAACCTGACAAGATCTTCTATCGGCTGGATGGCGATGCCCTGAAGCGTCTCGCCTCCTGA
- a CDS encoding SH3 domain-containing protein translates to MFRKLLLALAMLAGMTSVAAAATAAIATGNVNLRAGPSTAYPVVTVVPVGARITTYGCLDGYSWCDIGLGAMRGWVSANYIQVVYRGAPVVLTPALAPRIGVVVVGYNRAYWDRHYVRYPWYSSWRYDPPIVAPRVNSFDRTVECANGTCTATRSTTGIYGGTATHNRTCANGECTATRDVDGPRGNTASRVRNCSRVDQSCSVTRTGPRGNSRTRVFER, encoded by the coding sequence ATGTTCAGGAAACTGCTTCTCGCACTCGCGATGCTCGCCGGCATGACATCCGTCGCAGCCGCCGCTACCGCCGCGATCGCCACCGGCAATGTCAATCTGAGGGCCGGCCCCTCGACCGCCTATCCGGTCGTCACCGTCGTACCGGTGGGCGCCCGCATCACCACCTACGGCTGCCTCGACGGCTATAGCTGGTGCGATATCGGGCTCGGCGCCATGCGAGGCTGGGTCTCGGCGAACTATATCCAGGTCGTCTATCGCGGTGCGCCCGTGGTGCTGACGCCGGCCCTTGCCCCGCGCATCGGCGTCGTGGTCGTCGGCTACAATCGCGCCTATTGGGATCGCCACTACGTGCGCTACCCGTGGTACTCGAGCTGGCGTTATGACCCGCCGATTGTCGCGCCGCGCGTCAATTCCTTCGACCGGACGGTGGAATGCGCAAACGGCACCTGCACCGCAACCCGCTCGACGACCGGCATCTATGGCGGCACGGCCACCCATAACCGCACCTGCGCAAACGGCGAATGCACCGCGACTCGCGACGTCGACGGTCCCCGCGGCAACACGGCGTCGAGGGTGCGCAATTGCAGCCGGGTGGACCAATCCTGCTCCGTGACCCGCACCGGCCCGCGCGGCAACAGCCGCACCCGCGTCTTCGAACGGTGA
- a CDS encoding cysteine rich repeat-containing protein, with translation MIRKLLVAPSVLALILAALAGTASAQTQVSPEMRQQAFKVARACRTDLKTYCDGVERGDGRIAACLRDNAQKLSSPCRSALSDVIQH, from the coding sequence ATGATCCGCAAGCTCCTCGTCGCGCCCAGCGTTCTCGCCCTCATCCTCGCGGCGCTCGCCGGCACGGCCTCGGCCCAGACGCAGGTATCGCCCGAAATGCGGCAGCAGGCGTTCAAGGTCGCCCGCGCCTGCCGCACCGACCTGAAAACCTATTGCGACGGCGTCGAGCGCGGCGATGGCCGCATCGCCGCCTGCCTCAGGGACAATGCGCAAAAGCTCTCCTCCCCCTGCCGCTCGGCGCTGAGTGACGTGATCCAGCACTGA